A part of Heliangelus exortis chromosome 3, bHelExo1.hap1, whole genome shotgun sequence genomic DNA contains:
- the PAX1 gene encoding paired box protein Pax-1, whose translation MEHTYGEVNQLGGVFVNGRPLPNAIRLRIVELAQLGIRPCDISRQLRVSHGCVSKILARYNETGSILPGAIGGSKPRVTTPNVVKHIRDYKQGDPGIFAWEIRDRLLADGVCDKYNVPSVSSISRILRNKIGSLSQPGPYDGGGKQPPPQPALPYNHIYQYPYPGPMASPAAKMGGHPAAPVAAAHVSLPRSWPSAHSVTNILGIRTFVEQTGALSGTEGAAYPPKMEDWPSVNRTAFPPGQTVNGIDKAAVEGDIKYPQHAPGLSSVGTFLPACAYPPSNQHGVYGGPAGGYITPGHPWQPQGSPLAHPGTGVAMHSGDLATAMGFKQPGREVVDRKSASPAGKSPDALSTLHGLSIPASSS comes from the exons ATGG AGCACACCTACGGGGAGGTGAACCAGCTGGGCGGTGTTTTTGTCAACGGGCGACCGCTGCCCAACGCCATCCGGCTGCGGATCGTGGAGCTGGCCCAGCTGGGGATCCGGCCCTGCGACATCAGCCGCCAGCTCCGCGTCTCCCACGGCTGCGTCAGCAAGATCCTGGCCCGCTACAACGAGACGGGCTCCATCCTTCCCGGGGCCATCGGCGGCAGCAAGCCGCGGGTCACCACCCCCAACGTGGTCAAACACATCCGTGACTACAAGCAAGGCGACCCGGGCATCTTCGCCTGGGAGATCCGCGACCGGCTGCTGGCCGACGGCGTCTGCGACAAATACAACGTCCCCTCCGTCAGCTCCATCAGCAGGATCCTGCGCAACAAAATCGGCAGCCTCTCCCAGCCCGGCCCTTACGACGGCGGCGGCAAGCAACCCCCCCCGCAACCCGCCCTGCCCTACAACCACATCTACCAGTACCCCTACCCCGGCCCCATGGCTTCGCCGGCCGCCAAGATGGGGGGACACCCCGCTGCCCCCGTGGCCGCAGCCCACGTCAGCCTGCCCCGCTCCTGGCCCTCGGCGCACTCCGTCACCAACATCCTGGGCATCCGCACCTTCGTGGAGCAGACGG GGGCTCTGTCAGGCACGGAGGGGGCTGCTTACCCCCCCAAAATGGAAGACTGGCCCAGCGTGAACAGGACAGCCTTCCCCCCGGGCCAGACGGTCAATGGCATCGACAAGGCTGCGGTGGAAGGGGACATCAAATACCCGCAG CACGCCCCGGGGCTCTCCTCGGTGGGCACCTTCCTCCCGGCCTGCGCTTACCCCCCCTCCAACCAACACGGCGTCTACGGCGGCCCGGCCGGCGGCTACATCACCCCGGGCCACCCCTGGCAGCCCCAAGGTAGCCCCTTGGCTCACCCCGGGACCGGCGTGGCGATGCACAGCGGCGACCTGGCCACGGCGATGGGGTTCAAGCAGCCCGGGAGGGAAG